One segment of Schistocerca cancellata isolate TAMUIC-IGC-003103 chromosome 2, iqSchCanc2.1, whole genome shotgun sequence DNA contains the following:
- the LOC126162270 gene encoding uncharacterized protein LOC126162270 isoform X1: MKAALLLVAALVAVAEVHGQPEGSTTANIGNENLSTGNITAENRFLGRSSNTEDDDDTICVAADNKFYLYANSLKLYSCYNELPKVYVVKPKSQCKPYLSDCPRN, translated from the exons ATGAAGGCTGCTTTGTTGCTTGTTGCTG CACTGGTAGCAGTGGCGGAGGTCCACGGACAACCAGAAGGGTCGACCACCGCCAACATCGGGAATGAGAATCTAAGCACCGGAAATATCACGGCTGAGAATAGATTTCTGGGGAGGTCGTCCAACACGGAAGATGACGATGATACCATTTGTGTCGCAGCAGACAACAAGTTCTACTTGTATGCTAATTCGTTGAAGCTGTATTCTTGCTACAACGAACTACCGAAAG TTTACGTTGTGAAACCAAAGAGTCAATGCAAACCATACCTGTCAGATTGTCCCAGGAACTAG